In Thermomonas carbonis, a single genomic region encodes these proteins:
- a CDS encoding IS481 family transposase: MDEKARFIRDWIAGHWSVTELCSRYGVSRKTGYKWAERFALQGPDGLLDQGHAPRHSPHRTPEATEQALLAVRLKYPRWGAKKLLIKAAKQWPEMVLPHRSTVCEILRRNQLVVPRSKRRGIGHPGRPSVEVKGPNDCWSIDFKGQFKTCDGRYCYPLTVTDNYSRYLLACQGMSGPLLEPTQAVLTRLFKTFGLPRRIRSDNGTPFAAYTLGRLTRLSVWLLKLGVMPELIEPGKPQQNGRHERMHRTLKDGTTHPPGANLRAQQRKFNLFIREFNDERPHEALDMKTPAEVYQPSPRPMPTRLHAPTYPDRFEVRYVSANGGIRWKSNWVNVTSALIGEYVGLEEIDEGIWEVYFGSKRLGRLHERLMRIEDCYGMTRRHV, translated from the coding sequence ATGGACGAGAAGGCGCGGTTTATTCGAGACTGGATAGCAGGTCATTGGTCGGTGACCGAGTTGTGTAGCCGCTATGGCGTGAGTCGGAAGACGGGTTACAAGTGGGCCGAGCGGTTTGCGCTTCAGGGGCCGGATGGGTTGTTGGATCAAGGGCATGCCCCGCGTCATTCGCCGCATCGCACGCCGGAAGCGACCGAGCAGGCACTGCTGGCGGTGCGGCTAAAGTACCCCCGGTGGGGTGCCAAGAAATTGCTGATCAAGGCGGCCAAGCAGTGGCCTGAGATGGTGTTGCCGCACCGGTCGACGGTCTGCGAGATCTTGCGTCGCAATCAATTGGTGGTTCCCCGTAGCAAGCGGCGTGGCATCGGCCACCCGGGCCGCCCGAGTGTTGAAGTCAAAGGCCCCAACGATTGTTGGAGCATCGATTTCAAAGGGCAATTCAAGACGTGCGATGGTCGTTACTGCTACCCGCTGACCGTGACCGACAACTACAGCCGTTACCTGCTCGCATGCCAAGGAATGTCGGGGCCGTTGCTTGAGCCGACGCAAGCCGTACTGACGCGCCTGTTCAAGACGTTTGGACTGCCGCGGCGCATCCGAAGCGACAATGGAACGCCGTTTGCCGCCTATACCCTTGGGCGCTTGACCCGGTTGTCGGTGTGGCTGCTCAAGCTCGGCGTGATGCCCGAGTTGATCGAGCCTGGAAAGCCACAACAGAATGGCCGACATGAGCGCATGCACCGAACACTCAAGGACGGGACCACTCACCCGCCTGGTGCGAACCTGCGTGCCCAACAGCGAAAGTTCAACCTGTTCATTCGTGAATTCAACGATGAGCGGCCGCACGAAGCATTGGACATGAAAACGCCAGCCGAGGTGTATCAGCCCTCGCCGCGTCCGATGCCGACGCGACTGCATGCTCCAACCTACCCGGATCGATTTGAAGTGCGCTACGTGAGCGCGAACGGTGGTATCCGCTGGAAGAGCAACTGGGTGAATGTGACGAGTGCCCTGATCGGTGAGTACGTCGGACTGGAAGAAATCGACGAAGGAATCTGGGAGGTGTACTTTGGATCAAAGCGACTGGGCCGCTTGCACGAACGCCTCATGCGGA